Proteins encoded in a region of the Paramagnetospirillum magneticum AMB-1 genome:
- a CDS encoding primase-helicase family protein, translating to MNKVVAFPGKGEARSKKEKRGGGGGGGAPPGERDALEAKVAEINTSHAFVLQGGRSFVLRELIHPTLHQPTQEFLTTTAFKDLFGIDRFYDAEQDRYTGLGHLWLKHKARRGYFGVTFNPEGAPDGWYNLWRGFTIEPAPATEDYRHHCRQFPTLTDHVLSNVAGGDKALAKWIWAWFAHMIQRPIERIGVALVLRGRQGSGKSALGDAVGMLLGPHYTLIDDPRHLVGNFNAHLASCLFLQADEAVWAGDKGAAGRLRSLITSSRTLQERKNIDAEQVRNLVRLLMTSEEDWVVPASKEERRFAVIDIGTGRMQDRAYFTALFSELKNGGLPHLLRFLMDFPLEEVSLNQLPRTEALFEQKAANFDTETEWWYNCLQQGAILSGHRKWAHEVPSAGLYASYLSFAERTKARRPFSNARLGIKLRQLIPLEYGFKPGKIKVEVDDVLPDGSRIPGRNGDGTPKTEWVNGYQMPGLTACRQHFCAMVRHDIKWPDDDVSGAPDCEKADSDAPF from the coding sequence ATGAATAAGGTTGTCGCATTTCCCGGCAAGGGTGAAGCGCGGTCCAAGAAGGAAAAGCGCGGCGGGGGCGGAGGAGGCGGCGCGCCGCCCGGGGAGCGCGATGCGCTCGAGGCAAAGGTCGCGGAGATCAACACGTCGCATGCCTTTGTGCTCCAGGGCGGCCGCTCCTTCGTCCTGCGCGAGCTTATCCACCCCACGTTGCATCAGCCGACGCAAGAGTTTCTGACCACAACCGCCTTCAAGGATCTTTTCGGGATCGATCGGTTTTACGACGCCGAGCAAGACCGCTATACCGGCCTGGGGCATTTGTGGCTCAAGCACAAGGCCCGGCGCGGGTATTTCGGCGTCACCTTCAACCCCGAGGGCGCCCCGGACGGGTGGTATAACCTGTGGCGCGGGTTCACCATCGAGCCCGCTCCGGCGACGGAGGACTATCGCCACCACTGCCGCCAGTTCCCCACCTTGACCGACCATGTGTTGAGCAATGTGGCGGGAGGGGACAAGGCGCTCGCCAAGTGGATATGGGCATGGTTCGCCCACATGATCCAACGACCCATCGAGCGGATCGGCGTCGCCCTGGTGCTGCGCGGTCGGCAGGGGTCGGGCAAATCCGCACTCGGCGACGCCGTGGGCATGCTGCTCGGCCCACACTACACACTGATCGATGATCCGCGCCATCTTGTGGGAAACTTCAACGCGCATTTGGCGTCGTGCCTATTTCTCCAGGCCGATGAGGCGGTATGGGCCGGCGACAAGGGGGCGGCCGGGCGCCTGCGCAGCCTGATCACGTCATCGCGGACCCTGCAAGAGCGCAAGAACATCGATGCGGAACAGGTCCGTAATCTGGTCCGGCTGCTGATGACGTCCGAAGAGGATTGGGTGGTTCCGGCCTCCAAGGAGGAGCGCCGCTTCGCCGTGATCGATATCGGCACGGGGCGCATGCAGGATCGCGCCTATTTTACGGCACTGTTCTCCGAACTGAAGAACGGGGGGCTTCCCCATCTTCTGCGGTTCTTGATGGACTTCCCCTTGGAAGAGGTCAGCCTTAACCAGCTCCCCAGGACCGAGGCGCTGTTCGAGCAGAAGGCCGCCAACTTCGATACCGAAACCGAGTGGTGGTACAACTGCCTGCAGCAAGGGGCCATTCTGTCTGGGCACAGGAAATGGGCGCATGAGGTGCCCTCGGCCGGGCTCTATGCCAGTTACCTTTCATTTGCTGAACGGACCAAGGCGCGGCGCCCGTTTTCCAATGCTCGCCTCGGGATCAAGCTGCGGCAACTGATCCCTCTCGAGTATGGTTTCAAGCCGGGCAAGATCAAGGTTGAGGTGGACGACGTCCTCCCTGATGGCTCCCGCATTCCGGGCCGAAATGGAGACGGTACTCCGAAAACGGAGTGGGTCAACGGCTACCAGATGCCGGGGCTGACCGCTTGCCGCCAGCATTTTTGCGCGATGGTGCGTCACGACATCAAATGGCCGGACGATGATGTTTCGGGCGCGCCCGACTGCGAAAAGGCGGATAGCGACGCTCCGTTCTAG
- a CDS encoding DUF6362 family protein, translating into MVALSREAWSALKAWKMEEFMGADRVIEIDGRHAVTVELDEGAVLAKALRDVAAQIKDAMRTIRRMPLPREVSGMAETTASIYAAMAQTDEGESRRRRPPSSAAIDRCDTMFEYLIKVDDEAARNLLMVRGIGLTWERVIAELDLGCSISTVKRWHEDALVKMLCLMLDRDTKKA; encoded by the coding sequence ATGGTTGCGCTTTCCAGGGAAGCATGGTCTGCCCTGAAAGCCTGGAAAATGGAGGAATTCATGGGGGCTGATAGGGTGATCGAAATCGACGGAAGGCATGCGGTAACCGTCGAGCTTGACGAGGGCGCAGTCCTGGCGAAGGCGCTCCGCGATGTGGCGGCGCAGATCAAGGACGCGATGCGGACAATCCGCCGGATGCCCCTGCCGCGAGAGGTATCCGGCATGGCCGAGACCACGGCGTCGATCTACGCCGCGATGGCTCAGACGGACGAGGGGGAAAGCCGGCGGCGGCGGCCGCCTTCGTCGGCCGCTATCGATCGCTGCGACACGATGTTCGAATACCTGATCAAGGTCGATGATGAGGCGGCGCGGAACCTGCTCATGGTTCGGGGGATCGGCCTGACGTGGGAGCGGGTGATCGCGGAGCTCGATCTTGGGTGCTCGATCAGCACCGTCAAGCGGTGGCATGAGGATGCCTTGGTCAAGATGTTGTGCCTCATGCTCGATCGGGACACAAAAAAGGCTTGA